GGGGAGAGGGGCAAAACGGGTGTCATCGTGGCCAGGCCCGAACTTTTCGTTGTTATGGTGGAGGATGAGGAGGTAACGCGGAGGAAACCGCGTCCCCCGTTCCGGTGGGACGGGTTTGAAAACCCTTCACGGGGGACATGATATGGAGATGCCCTGGTGGATAGTTGCCGAAGGTATGCTTGTGCTGCTTCTTGACCTTGTAGCGTTCGGATTCCTTTTCAGGGTTTACCTTAAAAATAGGAGACGTTCCGCCCTCTTCATGGGGCTTGCATGGTTCTTTGATTTTCTGGCGATGGTTGCCGCGTTTTCGTTCCACGAGATCGCCAATTCTTTGCTGCTCGTTATCTTTTCAATCCTGATATTCCAGGGTACCATAGAACTCCTGAAAGAGGAGAACGGGAAACTGGCACTTGGCAACGCACTCGTGTTCTCCAGCGCCCCGGTACTTTTGCTGGTGTACACGTGGCTTTTCATAAGCTTCAAGAAACCTTTGATGGTCGCCAACCCCGTGGAAATCCTGGACGAAATCCTCGTGGCCATTGCATGGGTCAGTGCGGGACTTATGGCCTGCATAGGGGCGTTCTTCACGAAGAGACTTGAGTTCGTTTACAGCAGGAAGGCCACAAGGCTGTTCTGGGGACTCTTTTTCTTCGGTCTCCATCTGTTCCCCTATCCATTCTTTAAGGACGAACACTGGTACGCGCCCATAGGTCTCACCGCCTCTCTCATCCTCATAGCGTTCCTGACTGCTACCTACGTTTCCCTGGCCAATTCCGAGAAGTTCATGAGCCTGAAGCCCCATCCCACCGAGGTGCCCGAGCTCAAACCCGGGGTTATCGTGACCACGCGCGAGGAGTACACAACGCTCAAGGAGAAGCTAAAGGACGCGTCGGTTCTGGCGTTCACGCGCGATATAACAAACGTCCCCTCCACGTGGGTGGCCTACTTCATAACCACAGCGATAAAGGACGAACCAAACGCCATCTCCCCCACTGACCTCGCAAAGATGAGCGAGCTGGTGTACAACTACTACCGCAGGATGAGCAGCGCCAACGTCATGGGTGTCGTTGTCTTCGATGCGCTGGAGCACGTTATGATGTACAACGGTCTTGAGGTCACCCTCAAGTTCCTAAGCAAACTCAAGGACTTTGCACAGCTCTACAACGGGAGCCTCATCGTGGTGGCCGAGAAGGAGGCCTTTGAGGAGAAGGAGTGGAACCTCTTAATGAGGCTCATGGAGTAGTGGATTTATAAACTTCCATTCTCTACTCCTATATGCCCCCGCGCGAGGACTCGCCAGAGCAGTGATGGTGGGTGCGATGCGGGGGCTACAGCCCGGTCTTACAGCGAGGTCCCCACGGGAGGGCCTTCCGCGTTACGGAGCACGATGGCCGTGGGAAACCCAGACCGGGCACATTTCTCCGGCCCGCCCGGGTTAGCCCGCCCGAGGGTGCCTAAGGCTTCGATGAAGGTGGGTGTTACGGGCGGGCCACAAAAACCCAGAATCCTCGAGAATAGGCAATAAAAAAGAGGGGAAAGGGAACCTTCAGCGCACCATAACCCTCAGGTTCTTGAGCTTTATCACCACGCCGTGCTCCCTTCCCACCTCGCGCATGATGCGGAGTATCGTGTCCCGCGCCTCCTTCTTTATGGCCTCATCCGAGACCGTGGAGAACGAGCCGAAAAGGCCCTCCTGCGCCTCCCTTCCAAAGCTCACCTCGAAGGACACTTCCACGGTGTTGTTTACGATGTCCCAGTTCATCTTCAGCCACCTGAACTTCGTGCGGGGTATCGTGGAGAGTTCCCTCTGTATCGCGGACTTGAGTTTGTTCATGGCCGGCTCGATGCGGCTCTTGATGAGGGTCTGGGTGCTTTCCTCCTTCTTGGCCTCCGTGATAGCTGCAAGCTCCTCAACTCCGGCCTCCTTGAGGAGCTTCTCGACCTCCGCCTCTATGAGCTTCTTCTTTTCCATGATTTCCTTGACCTTCTCGGAGCTCTCGACCGCTGGCCGTGCCGCAGGAGCGGCCGGAGATGGGGCCCTAACTCCCGCAGGAGCCTCCTCCCGATCAACAACGACATCAACATAGTTGAGTTTTGTGGAGAGTCTTATCTCCCTTGAGAGGTTACGCAGATGGTTCTTTATTATGCCCTCCGCCCTGCTGGCGGCCGCCGCGTGTGATAGCGTTGGGGACTTGCCCTTGACGAAGACGTTGACCTCCAGGCCGGAGTTCTGGATCGCCGTTACCTCGAAGTGGGTAACCCTGAACTCAGGGGAATTGAGGTCCTTCACGACGTTCTTCGAGAAGGCCATGAAGAATGCCCTGTACTCGTTCGGGGAGTTGACGACTATCCTTGCCTCCTCCCTTTTACGCCGGGTTTCTGCCGGTTTCTCCGTGAACTCCTTGCCAACACCGCTTATCTCAACGTTGACCTTATCGAGGAGAGGTTTTAGCCCGGTGTTGCGCCCTATAACCGGGAGGTGCCTGTTGATGAAGTACATTACCTTTCTCTTGGCTATGCCCGCCTCGGTGCTCCCCCCGAGGCTCTGCCCCTTGAAGTCCACCGCGATGTGCACAACGCCGCTTCCTATGGAGGCGCGGATGATGGCTTCGGTCAGTATCACGTCCTTGAGCTTCTGAATCTCCTTCCCTATTTCCTCGAGGTACTCGTTGAGGGCCTCTGAAACGACCCCCTTAAGGGCAGCGGGTCCTTCAACCTCAATACTAACCCTGGTTTCCGGGACTTTCTCCTCTTTTTCTGCTTCCGCGGGCTTTGGTGTCTCCACCTTTGGCTCCTCGACCTTGGGCTTCTCGGCCTCCTTCTTCGCCGGGGGAGCTTCCTTTTTCTTTGGGGCCGGTGCCGGCAAAACTTGGGTTTCGGCCTTTCCTTCGGGTACCCGCCCCCTCATAAACTCCTCTACGTCAAGCTTTGGCGTGGCATTGTATAGGTCTATGTTGTCCGCGATGGATATCTTCAGGCTTATCTCATCGAGCCCGAAGACGTCCACGATCATGGGGTTATCCACCAGCTCCAGGAGCTTTTTGAGCGCCGCGGCACCCACGAGCTTCTCGCCGGTGTCAACTACCTCTCCCTCTGCAGCGATGATTTTCCTGCGCCCGATGAGAATAGTGAAGTAGTACTTCGCCGTCCGGTCCTTCGTAAATACCTTGAGAAAGAGCCCTGAACCCCGTTCCAGTGCCTCGCGTATCTCCCCCGCAAGACCCTCCCTGGACGTCACAACGATGTTTTCCTTCAATGGTTCCACCGAGGGAAGCTGCATTTCAACCACCATTACATATATATATTCAAACGCGCCTAAAATATCCGGACAGATTCCGTATAATTAGTACATCCCAGGAAGTATTTAAACATTGTTGTACCATAAAGGTGAGCTCCATGAAGGTGATAATACTCGGTGGGGGGGCCATAGGGCGGGCACTGGCCGATGCCCTTAAGGGTGAGCTTGAGGTAGTGATCGTGGAGAAGGATGAAATCCGGGCAAAGTCTCTATCCGAAAGCGGTTTTAAGGTGGTGGGTGACGATTTTGGATATACGGCCACCCTCCTCAAAGCGGGGATAGACACGGCTGATCTCGTTGTGATAACCTCCATGGACGTTGCCACGATAAAGAGGGCCGTTCAGGTCATAAGGACGAACAACCAGGACGTCCCGATAATAACGATACTTCCCGACGGGGTATCTGGGGAGGAGCTCCAGAGGGAGATAGAGGAGGAACTTGAGTTCGAGGCCAAAATCAACTACGGCATCTCCCCCAAGGACGCGCTCTCGAAGTACATCCTCGGCATAGTGGAGGAGTTCTCGAAGAGGAAGAGTGCCAACAAACTCCAGAAGAAGCTGCTCGAGCTCAGGGAGAGGGGTGAATCCATCCTCATCGTGATGCACGACAACCCTGACCCTGACGCCATCGGTGCGGCCTACGCACTCTCCAGAATAGCCCAGAACGCCGGATTTAAGGTGCGCATCGTCCACGGGGGAGAGATAACGCACCACGAGAACAGGGCCCTCGTGAACCTCCTCGGGATAGAGCTGATGAAAATCTCGGAGGGTTCCTACGAGATAAAGAGACACCCCTTCATAGCGCTCGTGGACTGCCAGCCAAACGGGAACGTGACGATACTACAGCCCGACGACCTCAAGAAGGTGGAGATACTAATTGACCACCACCAGATACTGGAGAGCCTAAGGGAGCGCATCTCCGAGGAGGCCTTCGTTGACATAAGGCCCGAGGCAAAGGCGTCCTCATCAATCCTCGTGGAGTACCTCAACGGTCTCAAGGTAAACCTCGATACCAAACTGGCCACCGCCCTCTTCTACGGCATCTACACCGACACGAAGAAGTTCTCAAAGCTGAGCCACATAGAGCTCGACGCCATAAAGCTCCTCGCGAACAAAGTGGACTACGAGCTTCTGGACAAGGTGGAGCACCCCGACATCTCGACGGAGGCCGCAGAGATACTCGCGAAGGCGATACTCAACAGGAAGACGTACAAGAACGTTGCCATATCCAACGTAGGTTTCATAAGCAACCGCGATGCGATAGCACAGGCTGCCGACTTCCTCCTGCGCCTTGAGGGAATCTCAACCGTCCTCGTCTTCGGAATAGTGGACGACAAGATTGAAATTTCCGCCAGAACAAACGACGTCCGTGTGAACGTGGGGAAGGTTCTCAAGGAAGCTTTTTCGGGCATAGGGAGCGCCGGTGGTCACGCCCAGATGGGGGGCGCGAGGATAAACCTCGGAATATTCACCCTCGCAAAGGACAAGAACTCACTCCTCCGCCTGGCAGAGGAGGCGATCACAGAAAAGTTTTTGGAGGCACTTGGAATAAAAGAGGGCTAGTCCTCCTTCGCCCTCACAAGTATTATGTCGCCTATGGCCGTGACCCTCTCGTAGGGCACGCCAACCTTTTCTCCCGGGAGTCCGAGGGCGAGAACCTTCCCGCCTCCCTGGCCGATTTCAATCAGGACCTCATCAACGTATCCCACGTAGTTGCCACGTGTGTTGTAAATCTGCTTTCCGTAGAGCCGGGACAGGCGCATCACCATTTTAATCACCGCTCTAAAATACCGTTCCGTCTTAATATAGTTTACGCTAACTTTATAAACCCAACTTAATAGCATCCATGGGTTCATGGAAACATTTTAATAGTATTGTCCTTCAGAGTATAACGATGGACTTAGTTGGCAGGTGATGAGCATGTGGGGAAGGCTTGAGCATTACTTTGATGAGTACCCGGTCAGGAAGCAGATAGCAAAGACCCTACTCAAGTACGGCCTGAGGGTAACGGACGACATGAAGATAAAAGCGGGCGACATAGAGGTTCCCTACACCAAGGTTGCCAAGGCACTCGACGTGGACAGGCGCGTCGTCAAGGAGACCGTGGGAATGATACTCAAAATACCCGAGCTCAGGGAGATTTACAAGAACCTCGAGCCCACCGTTCATATGAAGTACGTTGGAAGGCACGTGGGCTACGGCGTCATAGAAATAGAGCCCGAGCCGAGGGCCGTTGGAATACTCGCAAAGATAGCCCAGAAGATAGCGGACAGGGGAATAAACATCGTCCAGGTTGTTGCTGAGGACCCCGAACTCTATCCCGAGGCCACGCTCACCATAATCACCGAGAAGGGAATCCCCGGTGAGCTGATAAACGAGCTCTCGAAGCTTGAGGGCGTGAAGAGGATATCAATCTACTGAGCCCTCTTCTTTTTGTCCATGGACAGTTTTTTAAAAAGATACTCCGAGTTTTTGGCGGTGGTGGTATGGAGGACGTTGAGAGGGTTAAGAGGCTCTGCGCTTCCCTGGGCAGGGACGACCTCGTGAGGAGGATAGACTCCTTCGTGGGGATGACGAGGGCTCTTGAATCCAAGAGGGGAGAAGATTTCATAAAGCTCCAGGTTTACGGCTTCCTCGAGGGTATTCTCGTTGGGATTGGTGAAGCCGAGGAGCTGCTCGGGGAGATAAGGGAAAAGAGACGTGCCCTTGATGAGCTCTTCAGGAACCCCCGCGTCCAGCTTGAGGAGTGAGAGAGTGGATATCGAGTGTAACACAGTTCTTGACGTTCAACGATGTTGATTACACACCCTTCTGTTTAATTATGTAGTTAATTTAGTATGGGGGGAGAGGAGATATCGAGTGTAAAATTCTTCTCCCCGTCCCCTCTTTCACGATGGATGGTCCAAGGGACGTTTGAAAAATTCAGTTACACTCGATATCTACTCCCTCTCTGCCTCTTCCATGTTCCCATCGGCGTGCCCCAGGACTGCCGGGATAACCATCCCATTTAAATGCCCCCCGGCAGATATCCAATGTCACACCGGGTTAAAGTTATAAGGGAAAGTCAATACACTTGAGACACGCTCGCCTGCATTTTATGCTCGCGATATCGGGTGAAAAGCATGGGAGTCATTGACATCTTTGAGAAGGCAGTGGAGGAGAAGGGAATACTTCTTAACCCCTCGGTGCTTAGCGATACGTACGTTCCGGAGAAGCTTCTATTTAGGGACGAGGAGATAGGCAAAATAGCAAGGAATCTCGCCAAGTTCTTCAAGAGCGATTACCCCGACAACACCCTGATATTCGGCCCCCCGGGGACGGGAAAGACCCACGCGATTAAGATGGTCTCCAGGGACTACAACGCCTTTGCACGCGAAAAGGGCTTTCCCTCGCAGGCCGTTTACGTGAACGCCAAGGACAAATCGTACTTCCAGGTTCTGGTGGAGCTCCTTCATTCCCTCGGCATAGAGTTCCCTTCGAGGGGCTTTGGGGTGGGGGAAGCAGTATCGGCACTCGCTGATCACCTGAAGGGCCTTGAGGGGACCTACATCTTCATATTCGACGAGATAGACAAGATGAAGCGCACATCGCGGGACAACGAGGATCCGATGAACGCGCTCATCTACCGCATGTCTCGCCTTGACGAACTTACGGGCGAACTTAAGACGGCCTTCGTGGTGATATCCAACAGGGGGGACATAATGCAACGCCTGGAGTACTTTACGCGCTCGAAGTTCATCCCCGAGATAGTGTACTTCAGGGAGTACGACGCCCGTGAAATAGCCGAGATACTGCACGATAGGGTGGAGAAGGCTTTCATAGAGGGCACCGTAAGCGAGGACGCGATAAACTACCTCGCGGCCCTCATAAAGCAGGGAGGGAAAGACCTTCGCTGGGGCTTCAGGGTTCTCAAGGAGGCCGCGGAACTGGCCAAAGATAAGCTCACGAGGGAGGAGATAAACAGGGCCATAGAGGTCGTGGAGAGGAACATGCTTCAGGAGGCAATAAAGGGGCTCGACGTTACCCAGCTCCTTGTACTGTACTCCGTGGCTCTCATGGAGGACAGCGGCAACGTCCCGAGAACGGGGCACGTGTATTCCGCCTACAAACTCCTCTGCGAGAAGCTAAACTACCCGTCGAGGACAATGAGGCACATAACGCACTTCGTGGTTCCCAAGCTCGAGACCCAGGGCCTCATGACGGTCAGCGAGAAGAGCTTTGGCCGCGGTAAGGGGAGGAGCCTGGTCTACCACATAGACGAGGAGCCCGTTAAGATACTCTCCCTCATCGAGAATGAGCTGGCGATACGCCTCGGAACCACCGTAAGGCACGCCACGGACGAGGACATCCTTAGGTTCTATCGGGAGTGGTAATTACACTCGATATCCACTCTCTCACCGCAATTTTTAAGTAAGAAGGCCGTAACTCCAATGGGGGTGTATGTATGGAGCTAACCAACCATGAGAAGCTCACTCTCATAAAGCTGGCTGAAATGAAGAGGGGAGATGTTAGGGAACTCGTTGAGAGAACCGGTCTTGACCAGGTTGCCGTTATGCGTGCCCTCCTGGGTCTTAAGAGCAAGGGGCTCGCGCTTCTCCATGAAAAGGGCTACCGCGTCGTGGTTCCAACCGATACCGCCAGGGTATATGCCGAGAAGGGCCTCCCGGAGAGGCGCGCCCTGGCCCTCCTCGTGGAGAGGGGCTCGGCCCGCCTTTCGGAGCTCTCGGAGGTTTTGAGCGAGGACGAGCTCAAGCCGATAGTTGGCCTCCTGAGGAAGGAGGGATGGGCTAACGTCAGGAAGGATGGGGAGCTGGTACTAGAGGTTACGGAGAAGGGAAAAGCGGCCGTTGGGACGGAGAGGCCCATCGAAAAGGCCCTGTCTCTGCTCGTCGAGAGGGGTGAGGTTCCCCTTGAGGAAATTCAAAAGCTCGTCCCCGTGAAGGAGCTCAAGAGGAGGAAGATAGCGGAGGAAGATAGCAAGACCGAGCGTATCGTGGAGATAACGCCGGAAGGAGAGGCACTCGTGGCTAAGGGAATAGAGCTCCGCGAGGAGGTCTCCACTCTTACCCCCGAGCTGATAAAGTCCGGCAAGTGGAGGGAAGTTGAGTTCAGGCGTTACAATATAAGCGCCCCCGTTAAAGCGGTCCATCCCGGCAAAAAGCAGCCATACAGAGCATTCTTGGACAAGATAAGGCGGAAGCTCATAGAGATGGGCTTCATTGAGATGACGGTTGAGAGCCTCATAGAGACCCAGTTCTGGAACTTCGATGCGCTCTTCCAGCCTCAGAACCACCCGGCGAGGGAGTGGACCGACACCTACAGGCTCAAGTATCCCGAGAGCGGCCATCTGCCCGATGAAGCGCTCGTCGAAAGAGTAAAAGCGGCCCACGAAAGGGGAATAGCAGGCTCAAGGGGATGGGGCTATATATGGTCACCCGAGAGGGCGATGCTCCTGATGCCGAGGGCCCATGGAACGGCTTTGAGCGGAAGGCAGCTCGCGAAGGGCGTCGAGATACCGGGCAAGTACTTCACGATACAGCGCGTTTTCAGGCCGGACGTTCTGGATAGAACGCACCTCATCGAGTTCAACCAGGTTGATGGGTTCGTCGTGGGGGAGGAACTCAACTTCAGGCACCTCCTCGGTATACTCAAGCGCTTCGCCGTTGAGATCGCCGGGGCGAAGAAGGTCAAGTTCCTGCCGGATTACTACCCCTTCACAGAGCCGAGCGTGCAGATGAGCGCATACCACCCGGAGCTCGGGTGGGTCGAGTTCGGCGGTGCGGGAATATTTAGAGAAGAAATGACGCGGGCCCTTGGGATTGATGCCCCCGTCATAGCCTGGGGAATAGGCATAGACAGGCTTGCCATGTTCAAGCTCGGGATAGACGACATCCGCTACCTCTTCAGCTACAACCTGAAGTGGCTCAGGGAAGCGAAGCTCGTGTGGTGAGGGAAGACTTTTAAACCCTCGCCCCCATCCATTCTATGCAAAAATTTTTAAGCATGGGGCACGTAGCCCTTTTGGAAAATTTTTGCAAAAATCAGGAGGGTGATGTTCATGTGTGCGTATCACGGTAGGGGAAGGGGAAGGTCCGGAGGCCATAAAAAGAGGAACACCAATCAGGGAGGCGAGGAAGTCATTAGGGTTCCGCTCCCGAGGGCCAACGAGGGCCAGGTGTTTGGGATAGTCGAGCAGGCTCTCGGCTCTGGATGGATGGACGTTCGCTGCGCCGATGGGAAGATAAGGCGCTGCAGAATCCCCGGAAGGTTCAGGAGAAAGATGTGGGTTAGGATAGGCGACGTCGTTATAGTTCAGCCCTGGCCCGTTCAGTCGGACGAGAGGGGCGATATCGTCTACCGCTACACGAGGACGCAGGTGGACTGGCTCCTCAGAAGGGGCAAGATTACCCAGGACTTCATCTCGGGAAGCCTCGAGCTCTGAGGGGAGCCTATGAAGAACCTCGACAGGGAAATCTTCCGCGCCCTCGGGATAGACGAGGAGCGCGAGAAGGACAGCGAGCTCTACAAGGTCTTCAGCGAGGTATTCGACAAAACCACCCTGGGCAGCCTCGAGTACCTCAAAAAGAGGAAACACTTCGAGCGCTTCCTCGGCGTTATCTCCACGGGCAAGGAGGCCAACGTCTTCGTGGGAGAGGGCGAGGAGAAGGTCGCCATAAAGATTTACAGAACGTACACCACGGAGTTCCGCCGCCTCTGGGAGTATCTGGCGGGTGACCCAAGGGTTGGCTACCTTCCAAAGGACATCCGAAAGCTCGTGTTCATATGGACCCGGAGGGAGTTCAAGAACCTCCAGAGGGCCATGAAGTACGCGGTCAGGGCACCGGAACCCTACGCCTTTCGCAACAACGTCCTCGTGATGGAGTTCATAGGTGATGAAAACCCGGCTCCCCGCCTCAAGGACGTCGAAAGGAGCCTTGAAAAGTCGGATTTCGAGGATATTTACGCGTTCCTGATGTCATCCATAGAGAAGCTCTGGAAGAGGGGCGAGATGGTTCACGGCGATCTGAGCGAGTACAACGTGCTGATATGGGACACGCCGGTGATAATAGACTGGTCCCAGGCGACCGTAAGGAGGAACCGCATGTCGGCGGAGCTCCTCATGAGGGACCTGAGAAACGTTTCAAACTACTTCGCGAGAAAAGGCCTCGACGTGGAGAGCCCGGAGGAAAAGTTCAGGGAGTTGATGGAGTATGGATGAGGAAATTTACAACGAGGAATACCTCAAAATACCCAGGGAGCGTGTTGGTGTCCTCATCGGGAAGAGCGGAGAGACCAAAAAGGAACTCGAGGACAGGACGAAGACGCACATCGAGGTGGACAGCGAGAGCGGTGAGGTCTTCATAAGCTCAACCGAGGAAACGGACGACCCCCTTGCCGTCTGGAAAGCGAGAGATGTGGTTAGAGCGATAGGGCGCGGATTTTCTCCCGAGAGGGCCTTCCGTCTCCTTGAGGAGGGTGAAACTCTAGAGGTCATAGACCTCACGGACGTGGTCATAGGAAAGGATAAGAACGCCCTCCCGCGCGTGAGGGGCAGGATAATCGGGAGGAGAGGGAGAACGAGAGAGCTCATAGAGGAGATGAGCGGCACGTACGTTAGCGTTTATGGGAAAACCGTCGCTATAATAGGCAACCCGATACAGGTTGAGGTCGCCAAGTCTGCCATTGAGAAGCTCATACGGGGCTCCAAGCACGGCTCCGTTTACAGGTTCCTCGAGAAGAGAAAGAGGGACATAGACCTCGAACTTGCCAAATACTGAAGTTGGAGGGAGTTAGATGGCAAAATCCGAAGCCAAAGAACTTTTCAAAGAGTTCAAGATTCAGAGCGTTAGCGAGTTCTTCAGGCGAAACGCGGCCATGCTCGGCTACACGGGCAAGGTCCGCTCCCTCACCACCATAATCCACGAGGCAGTCACAAACGCCCTCGATGCGTGTGAGGAAGCGGGGATACTCCCCTACGTCCGCGTTGAGATCGAGGAGCTCGGAAAGGAGCACTACAAAATCATAGTGGAGGACAACGGACCGGGAATTCCGGAGAAGTTCATAACCCACGTCTTTGGAAAGATGCTCGCGGGAACGAAGGCCCACAGGAACATACAGAGCCGCGGCCAGCAGGGTATAGGTATAAGCGGTGCCGTCATGTTCGCCCAGATGACGAGCGGAAAGGCAACGCGCGTAATCACCTCGACGGGCGACGATAAAATCATCGAAGCATGGGTCATGATAGACGTTGACAAGAACGAGGGCAAGGTCGTCAGGAAGGAGAAGCACCCCAACAGGGACGGCTGGAGGGGAACGAGGATAGAGATGGAGGTAAAGGACGTCAGGTACATCCGCTCCAAGCAGGGCCCCTACTGGTACCTCAAGCTAACAGCTATAGCCAACCCCCACGCCCACATAGAGCTCATAGAGCCGGACGGAAAGCTCATAGTCTTCCCGAGGGGGAGTGAGGTCATCCCGAAGCCACCGGAGGAGATGAAGCCCCACCCGCGCGGCGTCATCACGGACGACCTCTTCAGAATGGCCAAGAGGACGAGGAGGAACACCGTCAAGCGCTTCCTCGTGGGCGAGTTCTCGAGGATAAGCGACCAGAAGGTTGGCGAGATAGCCAAGGTGATGGCCCTCCTGAGGCTCATCAACGAGGTTGAGGAGGAGCACAAGAGGGAGGAGTACTACAACAGGCTCGCCAAGGGAGAGGTTGACCTCCTGCTCAAGAGCTTCGGCAGGAAGGGTAAGAAGGTTCTCCGCGAGGTCGAGAAGATAATGGAGAAGCCGCCCGAGAAGCTCACGTGGCACGAGGCCGAGGAGATAATCCACGCCTTCCGCTACGTGAAGTTCCTTGCTCCCCCGACCAGCGGCCTCAGGCCCATAGGGGAGGACAACATAGAGAGGGGCCTTTCCAACATCCTCTCACCCGAGTTCGTGACGGCCCTAACGAGGCCCCCCAAGGTTTACCGCGGTGGAATCCCCTTCCAGGTCGAGGTGGGGATAGCCTTCGGAGGGCAGGTGAACAGCTTCGACCTGCTTAGGTACGCCAACAGAGTTCCCCTCCTCTTCGATGCCGGTTCCTGTGCCATCACCTCCGCCACGAGGAGCGTTGACTGGAAGCGCTACCGCGTTGACAGCCTCGAGGATGCCCCAATGGTCGTCTTCGTCAACGTGGTAAGTGTCCACGTCCCCTACACGAGCACGGGCAAGCAGAGCGTCGCCAACGAGGAGGAGATATACGAGGAGATAAGGCTCGCCCTCATGGAGGTCGGGAGGAGACTTCAGAAGTACCTGAGCGGGAAGCACCGCAAGATATCGCAGGTTAAGAGGAGGAG
This region of Palaeococcus ferrophilus DSM 13482 genomic DNA includes:
- a CDS encoding serine protein kinase RIO — its product is MKNLDREIFRALGIDEEREKDSELYKVFSEVFDKTTLGSLEYLKKRKHFERFLGVISTGKEANVFVGEGEEKVAIKIYRTYTTEFRRLWEYLAGDPRVGYLPKDIRKLVFIWTRREFKNLQRAMKYAVRAPEPYAFRNNVLVMEFIGDENPAPRLKDVERSLEKSDFEDIYAFLMSSIEKLWKRGEMVHGDLSEYNVLIWDTPVIIDWSQATVRRNRMSAELLMRDLRNVSNYFARKGLDVESPEEKFRELMEYG
- a CDS encoding KH domain-containing protein, encoding MDEEIYNEEYLKIPRERVGVLIGKSGETKKELEDRTKTHIEVDSESGEVFISSTEETDDPLAVWKARDVVRAIGRGFSPERAFRLLEEGETLEVIDLTDVVIGKDKNALPRVRGRIIGRRGRTRELIEEMSGTYVSVYGKTVAIIGNPIQVEVAKSAIEKLIRGSKHGSVYRFLEKRKRDIDLELAKY
- the top6B gene encoding DNA topoisomerase VI subunit B is translated as MAKSEAKELFKEFKIQSVSEFFRRNAAMLGYTGKVRSLTTIIHEAVTNALDACEEAGILPYVRVEIEELGKEHYKIIVEDNGPGIPEKFITHVFGKMLAGTKAHRNIQSRGQQGIGISGAVMFAQMTSGKATRVITSTGDDKIIEAWVMIDVDKNEGKVVRKEKHPNRDGWRGTRIEMEVKDVRYIRSKQGPYWYLKLTAIANPHAHIELIEPDGKLIVFPRGSEVIPKPPEEMKPHPRGVITDDLFRMAKRTRRNTVKRFLVGEFSRISDQKVGEIAKVMALLRLINEVEEEHKREEYYNRLAKGEVDLLLKSFGRKGKKVLREVEKIMEKPPEKLTWHEAEEIIHAFRYVKFLAPPTSGLRPIGEDNIERGLSNILSPEFVTALTRPPKVYRGGIPFQVEVGIAFGGQVNSFDLLRYANRVPLLFDAGSCAITSATRSVDWKRYRVDSLEDAPMVVFVNVVSVHVPYTSTGKQSVANEEEIYEEIRLALMEVGRRLQKYLSGKHRKISQVKRRRTLEKYVDEVSEALAVLTERPADDIRKYLMGLIERKFEESEEVSENA